The Cellulosilyticum sp. I15G10I2 genome has a segment encoding these proteins:
- a CDS encoding alpha-glucosidase/alpha-galactosidase codes for MPKICFLGAGSTIFAKNVLGDCIYTEEIKDLDIVLHDIDEKRLEESRVLISYIIKTSGRDDVKLSCSLNRKEALKDAKYVVNAVQVGGYDPCTITDFEIPKKYGLRQTIADTLGIGGIFRALRTIPVMKAFADDMEEVCPDALLLNYTNPMAMLTGYMQSHTSIKTIGLCHSVQDCAARLLKDVDMTEYIDRCKWEIAGINHQAWLLKITDLEGNDLYPEIKKRALSSDMNEFKKTDLVRLDMMHKFGYYITESSEHLSEYTPWYIKSNYPGLIEKFNIPLDEYPRRCVEQIEQWAKAQEELMNDPKLTHEKTYEFASYIIKAMETDSPFRVHGNVLNTGLITNLPQNACVEVPCLIDRNGVNPCFVGELPEQCAAINRTNINVQLLTIKAAATLEKKYIYMAAMLDPHTAAELSMDDIIQMCDDLIEAHGDWIPKYQ; via the coding sequence ATGCCAAAAATTTGTTTTTTAGGAGCTGGCAGTACTATTTTTGCTAAAAATGTTTTAGGAGACTGTATCTATACGGAAGAGATTAAAGACCTCGATATTGTTCTGCATGATATTGATGAGAAAAGATTAGAAGAATCTAGGGTGCTTATAAGTTATATTATTAAAACCTCGGGCCGAGATGATGTTAAATTATCTTGTAGTTTGAATAGAAAAGAAGCATTAAAAGATGCGAAGTATGTAGTCAATGCTGTGCAAGTAGGCGGCTATGATCCTTGCACGATTACGGATTTTGAAATACCTAAAAAATATGGTCTAAGACAAACAATAGCAGATACATTAGGTATAGGGGGGATCTTTAGAGCACTGCGTACGATACCAGTTATGAAAGCTTTTGCGGATGATATGGAAGAAGTATGCCCGGATGCACTACTTTTAAACTATACGAATCCTATGGCAATGCTTACAGGGTATATGCAAAGTCATACTTCTATTAAGACGATAGGTCTTTGTCATAGCGTACAAGATTGTGCAGCTAGACTTTTAAAAGATGTAGATATGACAGAGTACATAGATCGGTGCAAATGGGAAATTGCAGGGATTAATCATCAAGCGTGGCTTCTTAAGATAACGGATCTTGAAGGAAATGATTTATATCCAGAAATTAAGAAACGGGCTTTATCAAGTGATATGAATGAGTTCAAAAAAACCGATCTTGTAAGACTGGATATGATGCATAAGTTTGGCTACTATATCACTGAATCCTCAGAGCATCTTAGTGAATATACCCCATGGTATATTAAATCTAACTATCCAGGTCTTATAGAAAAGTTCAATATTCCACTGGATGAGTATCCAAGACGTTGTGTAGAGCAAATAGAACAATGGGCTAAAGCGCAAGAAGAGCTTATGAATGATCCTAAACTAACACATGAAAAAACTTATGAATTTGCTTCTTATATTATAAAAGCTATGGAGACCGATAGTCCTTTTAGGGTACATGGCAATGTTTTAAATACAGGCCTTATCACTAACCTTCCACAAAATGCCTGTGTAGAAGTACCTTGTCTTATTGACAGAAATGGGGTTAACCCTTGTTTTGTTGGAGAGTTGCCAGAACAGTGTGCAGCGATTAACAGGACTAATATCAATGTACAGCTTCTTACTATCAAAGCGGCAGCAACGCTTGAAAAGAAATATATCTATATGGCGGCTATGCTAGATCCCCATACTGCGGCGGAGCTTTCTATGGACGATATTATCCAGATGTGCGACGACTTAATAGAAGCTCATGGAGACTGGATTCCTAAATATCAATAA
- a CDS encoding cation:proton antiporter: MLSYKYLFDIALILISTKLLGLLTRKFQMPQVVGALLAGLILGPAMLNILNETNFIQQMAELGVIVLMFTAGLETDIQELKKTGKASLIIALMGVLFPLLGGFVIASIFNKGDGISTNAMMQNIFIGIILTATSVSITVETLKELGKLSTRAGNAILGAALIDDILGIIGVTIITSLADPSQSVNIWLVLAKIILFFICSLGIGFIFYKFFAKWVKRYDKDLRRFIIVAFVFCLLLAFAAEEFFGVADITGAFIAGLIISNTERTKYIEARFNTMSYILLSPIFFASIGISIEMPKMSGNIIWFTILLLIAAILTKVIGCGIGAKLCKYSNKESLRIGVGMVSRGEVALIIASKGAAVGLMSAAMFGPVVVMVVVTAIITPILLKIVFRKNNNHPGSHEEVNSELVKRYGQNFEFSS, from the coding sequence ATGCTATCGTATAAGTATTTATTTGACATTGCGCTTATTCTTATCAGCACTAAGTTACTCGGTTTATTAACCAGAAAGTTTCAAATGCCGCAGGTGGTAGGTGCTCTGCTGGCGGGATTGATTCTGGGACCGGCGATGTTAAATATCTTAAATGAAACTAATTTTATACAACAAATGGCTGAACTTGGCGTTATTGTGCTTATGTTTACAGCAGGACTTGAAACGGATATACAAGAATTGAAGAAAACAGGAAAGGCTTCACTTATCATTGCTTTAATGGGGGTGCTATTTCCACTTTTGGGAGGATTTGTTATTGCTAGTATATTCAATAAAGGTGATGGCATTAGTACTAATGCAATGATGCAAAATATATTTATAGGAATAATACTCACTGCAACTTCTGTGAGTATTACAGTAGAAACCTTAAAAGAACTAGGGAAATTAAGTACTCGAGCAGGTAATGCTATCTTAGGCGCGGCGTTGATAGATGATATTTTAGGGATTATTGGTGTTACTATTATTACCAGTCTTGCTGATCCTAGTCAATCGGTTAATATCTGGTTGGTACTCGCTAAGATTATTCTATTTTTTATCTGTTCATTAGGAATTGGCTTTATATTTTATAAGTTTTTTGCTAAATGGGTTAAAAGATATGATAAGGACTTAAGGCGGTTTATCATTGTGGCTTTTGTCTTTTGTCTACTTTTAGCTTTTGCAGCAGAAGAATTTTTTGGGGTTGCAGATATAACAGGTGCTTTTATTGCGGGACTTATTATTTCAAATACAGAACGAACCAAGTATATTGAAGCTAGATTTAACACTATGTCCTACATATTGCTATCACCAATATTTTTTGCAAGTATAGGAATTTCGATTGAGATGCCAAAGATGTCAGGAAACATTATATGGTTTACAATCCTCCTTCTTATAGCTGCTATTTTAACAAAAGTTATTGGATGTGGTATAGGTGCTAAACTGTGTAAGTATTCTAATAAGGAATCCTTAAGAATTGGTGTGGGAATGGTATCAAGAGGAGAAGTTGCACTGATTATAGCAAGTAAAGGGGCGGCGGTTGGACTTATGAGCGCTGCGATGTTTGGGCCGGTAGTTGTGATGGTTGTGGTAACAGCTATCATTACACCTATTCTTTTGAAAATAGTTTTTAGAAAAAATAACAATCACCCAGGCAGTCATGAGGAAGTAAATAGTGAGCTCGTTAAGAGATATGGACAAAACTTTGAGTTTAGCAGCTGA
- a CDS encoding AraC family transcriptional regulator, giving the protein MSLHLEVNRLNLTDLMMYQCGYEACAPSHAFGPAVRDHFLIHYVLSGKGTFHANNTIYTLEKGQGFLICPDAITFYEADASDPWTYAWVGFHGLKAAGYLEAAGLTQKTPILSLASEGYITHCFKEMLETQKLKVGRELRLLGILYTLLSELIEISPQTLAQPSRRDRKEYYLQTAIQYIERNYSRKITITELSRHIGLDRSYLCHLFKELLSKSPQQFLIDYRMNKAVELMHNPLLSLGDIARSVGYSDVLCFSKAFTKTHGIAPSHYRKNTI; this is encoded by the coding sequence ATGTCTTTACATTTAGAAGTTAATCGACTAAACTTAACTGATCTTATGATGTACCAATGTGGTTATGAAGCTTGTGCGCCCTCCCATGCTTTTGGCCCTGCCGTAAGAGACCATTTTCTGATTCATTATGTTTTAAGCGGCAAAGGCACCTTTCATGCGAATAACACAATCTATACTTTAGAAAAAGGCCAAGGTTTTTTAATCTGCCCCGATGCCATTACCTTTTACGAAGCCGATGCATCTGATCCTTGGACATACGCTTGGGTTGGTTTTCACGGGCTAAAAGCTGCAGGATATTTAGAAGCTGCAGGACTTACACAAAAAACACCTATTTTATCGCTTGCAAGCGAAGGTTATATCACTCATTGTTTTAAAGAAATGCTGGAAACCCAAAAATTAAAAGTAGGAAGAGAACTAAGACTGCTTGGCATCCTGTATACGTTGCTCTCAGAACTAATCGAAATCAGTCCTCAAACTTTGGCACAGCCAAGTCGCCGAGACCGTAAAGAATATTATTTACAAACAGCTATACAGTATATTGAAAGGAATTACTCTAGAAAGATAACTATTACAGAACTGTCACGCCACATCGGACTCGACAGAAGCTATTTGTGCCATTTATTTAAAGAGCTTCTCTCTAAATCCCCTCAGCAGTTTTTAATTGATTACAGAATGAACAAAGCTGTTGAACTGATGCATAACCCTCTTTTATCTCTAGGAGATATCGCCCGCTCTGTAGGTTATAGTGATGTACTATGTTTCTCTAAAGCTTTCACCAAGACCCACGGCATAGCCCCTAGTCATTATCGCAAAAATACTATTTAG